The sequence below is a genomic window from Hemitrygon akajei chromosome 2, sHemAka1.3, whole genome shotgun sequence.
ctcgggcggcatctatggagggaaatggtccagatgcagagtcttcaactgtccatttctctccaccaATGCTGATTGTCCCCTTGAGTTGCTCCATCTTTCTGTACTGCTTTGAAGGTGACCTGCCACTTTTTAATGcatgattagatttatttgtcacgtgtacatctaAACAAACTCGTTTGCCTCATCAACCAACACAgtcaaaggatgtgctgggggcagcccacaagtattacCATGCTTCCAGTTCCAACATGGCAACTTACTATCCCTAACTTGTACAACTTTGGGATGCAGGGGAAATCTGGAGCACGGGGGggaaacccacctggtcatgCAGCAGGGTGGGGAAACATTACGGACAGTGGCAGGAAATGAATCCTGATCACTGGCATTGTGaggtgtcacactaactgctacactacggGTGTTGTTGttctatgctgactttggtttaATCCCCACCTCCTTCTCACCCACAGCACATTCAAACATCAAAGACAGACAGATCATCTGGCAGAAGGAAACAGACTCCACGTTTGGGGAAGGGGTCGGCTTTGAGGACAACGGCCTGGTCATTAAGACCCCTGGCCAGTACTTCATCTACACCCAGGTGGTCTTCTACCACAAAGGCTGCAAGGATCAGCCCATCTATCTCAGCCACAACATCTCTTCATACACAAACAGCTACGAAGACGGGGAGAACCTGCTCCTGAAAGCCACCAAGTCCGTCTGCCACTACggccaacaccaacaacactggTACAAGACCTCCTACCAGGGCGCCATCTTCCAGTTAGAGGAGGGTGACCACATCTTCTCCAGGGTCAGTGAGAAGGTGGTGGACTATGTGGACAGGTCCCAAGGAAAGACCTTCTTTGGAATATTTGCCTTGTGAAGAACTTGGTGAATGGTCTGGATTTTCAGACTGGAACACCACAAACACTTGATGGGACACCCGTTACAAATTTTAGTTGTTATAAAGCTAGCACATGTTTACATTTCTAATATCTGGTTCAGACTCTACACTTCCTTTCTGGATATGCCCAGAGCCTGTCTCACAGCCCGATCCTAGAGAGCACTGCCAAGTTGGTTTCATCCGACCTGGATCTCTTTCCAGAGTCAGAATTAAGGACAAAGTAACCTGATGTGTCGGCACTTACTTAGTTGGAATGCCTTCAAGGCAAAATCTCCACCATGACACAGCTGGTGGGCTGTAAGATCAGTCAAATGGCTTCACCTCCTTTCCATTCATCCAGTGATTACAGTGCAGTGCCAATTTTCCTGATGCTAAGCAGGAGAATTGTAAGATGACCATGTTCAGAATAATGATAATCCATTTGAAGGCATAACTAAtattaatttatatttaatttatgtttaaatttaTGGTTCTTTTTTGAAACAAGTACTTCTGAGGGAGAGTGTAAGCAGACAAATCCAAGAGGTAGCAGGAAAGGCATTGTGTCTGATATTCAGACAGCTTAGCTCTTGAAAGGTCTGACCAATACTATATTGTCTCTGTGTGGAAGCACATCTGGGTCCTAAAGCTAACCTTTAAAAGAATCTTTATCTTTAAGGTACTGGCAAAAGACTCTCACTTACTAATTGTAAGGAGACCAAGTGAAATTCCCCACAGCCAACTTGCATCTCTTTCATGACTTGAGAAGATGCTTCCTTTTCCATGCTGACCACCGAATCAGCTAAAGCTAATTTATTCTACAAGCAAAATGAATCAGCTCCTCCCATGCAAGAATACCCAACAGTGAAATATTTGGCTTGATTTGTGTTGCTGGGTCTTTTTGGATGGGATGTGATATTCTTGTCTCTTGTATTGAACACTGCTGGTGCTTCCTGGGCTGATTTAGTGAAGACATTTTGTTGTCTCATTCACAAGAATCTCTTCATACCATTATGCAAGCAGTGTTTCCAGAGAGAAGCTGTTCAGTTTCGTCCAGTGGGAATTTCCACCCAGGGCACTCCACTGTTACATATTAACTGTGGCAGAAATTaggatttaaaaatatatatattatatacataaATTATATCCATTTTAAGGATGTCTATAATTATCCATGTATCTTGATGTTTCATTCTGGTTTAAGTTATTATTTAAAACTATTTATTGAAAGTTAatgttattgttatttattttatttatattattattgaCTGTCAAACTAATGAACTGCTATTAATAAAAGTATTTTATGAGTGAAATGCTTTTTGTTTGCATTACCTGTAGGTTAGAATTataagaggagcagaattaggcagttCGGCCCATgggtctactccaccattctatcatgtctGATTTGGTACACCTCTCAATCAACCCCATCCaacagccttctccctgtaacctttgataccctgactaatcagaccaatcaatttccactttaaatattcccaatgacttggcctccacagccatctgtggcaattaattccacagtttcaccaccttttggctaaagaaattgctccaaatctctgttccaaagctacgtccctgtattctgaggcttgccctctagtcctagactcctccactataggacacatcctctccatctactccatctactcctttcaatattcagttggtttcaatgagatccccctcattcttctaaattccaggcacaaagccatcaaacactcctcatatgttgacCATacaactataagacataggagcagaattaggccattcatcctattgagtctgctccgccattacatcatggctgattctggatcccattcaatcctgtacaccatatcctttgatgccctgaccgatcaggaaactatcatcttccaccttaaatatactcactgaCTTGGTcttcaccacagtctgtggcggAGTATTCCTCAGAATTACTACTCTCTGGTAAAAAAAAggatcctccttacttctgttctaaaaggttgtcccCCAATTTTGAGGCtggccctctagttctggtctccaccatcgtaggaaacatcctctccacattcaccttatctagtcctttcaacattcagtggatttcaatgagattcccggcattcttctaaatccagtgagtacaggcccaaatacTCTTCAAATGTTAACCCTTACAGCTGCCAAATACTTctcaaatgttaaccccttcattacagtggtatgagagaggtgttggccaaagtaaattggaaggagctgctggtagGGAaaacagcagagtagcaatggtctgtatttctgggaaaaatgaggaagttgCTTTTCTTTGATACTTCCCTAAGCTATCTGTTTTAACCTTCCTCCAATATTCCCCTCCATTTCTTTTACAGGAATCTGCTAGAGGAAGGTATCTCCAATCCTGGACTTCTGAAGTCTCTCTCACAATAATGTCGGCGCAATAAACGAGCTGGTATTTGACCTCAGGAAGCAAGGAAGCATCCTGTGCTGGAGTGGAGGTGGTGGTGAgcatcaagttcctgggtgttaatgaTGCCAACAATTTGTCATGGTCCAGCCATGTAgatgccacagccaagaaagaTCACCAACACTCTTATTTCCATGGAAGGATAGGGAATAAGGAAATTCACTTATTTCTGGTACCCCTTGTCACGTTTTATAGATTCAGCACAGAAATTATCTGACCTGGATTCACCATGACAACTGCTTTGTGTAAGACTGCAAGAAGTTATGGAACCTGCAGAGACTTGTGAACGAAATCCAGCCAATCACAAAaaacagcacccccccccccccccatttacttCTCCCCTGCTTCAGGAAAACAGCCAATGTAATCAAAGGCTTTCCCACCTCCTTTGAAGGGGCAATAAGAGGGAATGATAAAGTTGAAGAATCACACCACCAGGATGAAGGAGGGTGTCTATCCATTGTTATAAAACACTTGAATGGACCTCGAGAACGAGACTCAACAAAGCTGAGAACGGACAGAATTACTTTCGAGGCCACCttacaacttgtgttctcagtattttttttatcTGCACAGTTTTTCTACATTTGcgcattggttatttgtcagcctTTGTATAGTTTCTCATCAATTCTAGTATATGTTTTATCCcctgtaaattcctgcaagaaaatgaatgtcatggAAGCATATGGTAAGATACcatcagtggctactttattaggtacacctgtacatccaCTCATTAATGCCAATATACAACAAGCTAATGTTGTGGCATCAAtggataaaaacatgcagacacagTCCAGAGGTTCAGGTGTTGCTCAAAccacagaatggggaagaaattcatCAAATTGACTTTGACCAcggaatgaatgttggtgccagatagggtggtttgggtatctcaggaactgctgatctggaTTTTCATACAGAACAGTCTCCAGACATTACAAAGAAAGATGTCTgaagaacaaaacaaaaaaaaaaatgccctgccaaagggtttcggtccAAAATGTGacaatactcttttccattgaagctacctggcctgctgagttccttctgcattttgtgtgtgttgctcggattaacagcatctgcagattttatcctgTTTGTGAAAAAATATCCAGTTCTTGGTGAAAATACCTTGTCAGTGAGAGAGTTAAGATAGTTCAAGTTGCCAGGAAGACAATAGTAACAACACATTACaaaagtgatgtgcagaagagcatctctaaatgcacaacatattGAACTTCAAAGTGgaatggctacagcagcagaagaccatgaacgtacataagaccataagatgtaagagcagaagtaggccatttggctcattgagtctgttccactattcaatcttgggctgatccaattcttcgaGTCATtcacactcccctgctttcacaccagaccctttgatgccctggataatcaagaatctatctatctctgccttaaacacacccaatgatttggcctccacagtcacttgTGTCAACAAGTTCCacggatttaccaccctctgactaaagtaatttcttcacacctcagttctaaatggacatccttcaatcctgaaatcatgcaCTCTTGTCCTAAAAtcccctaccacgggaaataactttgccatatctaatctgttcaggccttttaacatttggaatatttctgagatcccctctcattctcctgaactcatgggaatacagcccaagagctgccagatgttcctcatacagtaacccttccattcctggaatcattttcatgaatcttctctgaattctctccaatatcagtatatcctttctaaaataaggagctctTATAttatatacctctagaaatgaatgccaacattgcattcaccttcacaactgactcaacctgcggGTTAACCTTTGGGGtatcttgtacaaggactcccaagtccctttgcatctctgcattttgaattctctccacatctaaataatagtctgcccgtttatttcttccaccaaagtacatgaccatacaccttcccacaatgtatttcatttgccattcccctaatctatctaagtctttctgcaggctctctgtttcctcagcactacccactcctccacctatctttgtatcattggcaaatttagccacaaatccattaataccgtagtccaaatcattgacatacattgtaaaa
It includes:
- the LOC140722198 gene encoding tumor necrosis factor-like, translated to MNKATLKDPESGTIVVIRETKAKRDCLWPTLCALAVLGLVAVTSFLVLCQLRELPTQQKTDASELQKLEETSADGGLPVLMKQVGSDSRGKIAAHLVAHSNIKDRQIIWQKETDSTFGEGVGFEDNGLVIKTPGQYFIYTQVVFYHKGCKDQPIYLSHNISSYTNSYEDGENLLLKATKSVCHYGQHQQHWYKTSYQGAIFQLEEGDHIFSRVSEKVVDYVDRSQGKTFFGIFAL